CGACGCCGAGAACCCGAACGAGCCGATCGTGCTCTACATCAACTCGCCGGGCGGCTCGGTCGACGACGGCTTCGCGATCTACGACACGATGCACACGCTGCACGCCGAGGTCATCACGGTGTGCCTCGGGCTCGCGGCGTCGATGGCACAGTTCGTGCTGTGCGCGGGCACGCCGGGCAAGCGCTACGCGCACCGCTACAGCCGCGTGCTCATGCATCAGCCGCACGGTCAGGTCGAGGGCACCGCGACCGACATCAACATCCAGGCCGCGCAGTTCGGCTACCTGCGTTCGACGATGGCCGAGCTCACCGCGAAGCACACCGGCCAGACCGTCGAGCGGGTCGTCGCCGACGCCGATCGCGACACGTGGTTCACGGCCGACGAGGCGCTCGCGTACGGCATGGTCGACCACGTGCTCGACGGGCCGCTGCCCCTCTAGCGCGAGCTACGGCGTGTAGTACGGGTTGCTCGGCGCGTCGCGCGCCGCGAGCACGTCGTCGACCGACGGCCTGCGCGCCGCGCCGTTCGCGAGCGCGTCCGCGGTCGCGCGCCGGTTGTTCGCGAACACCGCGTCGGCGGCGCGCGCCGCAGGGTTGACCCACACCGCCGCGATCAGCAGCAGGTCGTCGGCGTCGGCCGGGTCGATGGCGCCCGCGGCGACGGCATCCGCCACACCCGCCGCGACCCCGGCCTGCGCCGCGCCCCACGTGAGCTCGCCGTGCCGGTCGTCGGCGATCGTCGCCTTGTTCACGAACAGCGTGAGCGGTTTGACCGGCAGGTTCGGCCGCAGCACGGTCACGAACGCGGCGTGACCGGGGCGCGGCGTCGCGAGCGCGGTGGTCCACGCGGTCTCGACCGGGCCACCGAGCCGGCCGAGCACGGTGTTCACATGGGCCGCATCGACGCCCTCGCCGGCGAAGCACTCCCCGATCTGCGTCGTCGTCACCGTCACGCCGGGCACGGTACTCACGCGGGTACGTTCGCCGCCGCGATGAGCACAGTCCTGGCGGTCGACATCGGTGGCACGAAGCTGGCGGCGGCGATCGTCGACGACGATGGACGCATCCTCGAACAGGCGCGTGTGCCGACGCCGGTCACGCACGACGCCGAAGAGCTGTTCGCCGCGCTCGCAACGATGATCGAGTCGCTGTCGGCCGACGGGCGCGCCGGCGCCATCGCGTGTGGGGTCGGCAGCGGTGGGCCGATGCGCGGCGGCAACGCGCTCGTGTCGCCGGTGAACATCCCCGCGTGGCGTGACTTCCCGCTGCGCGAACGCGTGGAAGCCGCGACCGGACTTCGGACGGTCCTCGAGAACGACGCCAAGGCCCTCGCGCTCGGCGAGGGCTGGCTCGGCGCGGCCCGCGCCGAGCACAGCTACCTCGCGATGGTCGTGTCGACCGGGATCGGTGGCGGGATCGTGCTCGCCGGGAATTTGCTCGACGGGAACGACTGCAACGCAGGGCACATCGGGCACGTGATCGTCGAGCCCGACGGGCGCGTCTGCGGCTGCGGCGGGCGCGGCTGCGCGGAGGCAGAAGCGTCGGGCACCGCGATCCGCGCGATCACCGGTGGCGACCCGAGCGACGCGCCGCCCGAGATCATCGAGCGCACCGGAACCCTCGTCGGCCGCGCGGTCGCGTCGGTCGCGAACCTGCTCGACCTGCAACTCGCGGTCGTTTCCGGCTCGGTCGCGCTCGGCTACGGCGAGCCGTTCTTCGCGGCCGCGCAGGCCGAGCTCGACCTGCGCTGCCGGCTCGACTTCTCGCGCGGCACGCGCATCGTGCCCGGTGGACTCGGTGCCGACGGCCCGCTCATCGGCGCCGCGGCCGTCGCCTTCCGTTACGGCTGATCGGTGGTACTGCGTTGCTCGGCGTAGTGCCGGCAGCGCAGTACCACTGGACACCGGTCAGGCGTACGTGAGCTTGCCGTTGTCGATCACAACGGTGCCGTCCTGCGTGACGGTCTGGAAGATCGCGGTGCCGTCGCCCTCACGCCACATCTTCACGGTCAACACGTCGCCCGGCATCACCGGCTTGCTGAAGCGCGCGTCCATGCCCTTGAAGCGCGCGGGATCGGAGCCGCACAACGTGTGCAGCAGCGCGCGCCCGGTCACGCCGTACGTGCAGAGCCCGTGCAGGATCGGCTTCGGGAACCCGGCCAGCGCGGCGAACGCGGGGTCGGAGTGCAGCGGGTTGCGGTCCCCCGACAACCGGTAGAGCAGCGCCTGGTCGTCACGCGTCGCGTACGTCACCGACTCGTCGGGCTGGCGCTCGGGCGCCGACACACGCGGCGGCTGCGCGGGTCCGCGCGAGTCTCCGAAGCCACCTTCGCCGCGGATGAACGCGCCCATGCGCACCTTGAACGCGGGCTGGCCGGCCCGGTCGGTGTCGACGTACTTCGACTCGGTCTCCATCACCGCGAGCGCGCCGGATCCCTTGTCGTAGATGCCGACGATCTTCGTGACCGACTCGACGGTTCCCTCCGCGGGGATCTCGCCGTACACCTCGATCGACTGCTCGCCGTGCACGAGCATCGCCCAGTTGATGTCGCCGAAGCTCGGCATCCCACCCGCGCCCATGCCGATGATGACGGGGAACGTCGGCAGCACGCGCTGCGGCGTGTCCTGGCTGTTCTCGGTCGTGAACTCGAGCTCGAAGCCGGTCGGGTCGCTCTGCCCCGCGCCGACGCCGAGCGCGTAGACGAGCGCGTCCTTCGACGTCCACGAGCGCCGGCCGGGCTCGGAGGCCTTGCCCACCGAGTCGAGGTTCATCGGCATGTCAGTTCCCCCTGGTTTCGCTGCGTGATTCGCTGACGAGACGTTCGCTTACGAGAGCATCGTCGAGTTCGGCTGCGCCTGCTCGACGAGCTTGGGCACGATGGCGCCGAGCTTCGCGGGGTCCCAGCGCATGCCGTCGTTGCGCGCGGTCGGCCCGCGGTGCCACCCCTCTGCGACGGAGATGCGGTCGCCGTCGACGAGGAACACGCGCCCGGTCACGTCCTTCGACTCCGGCGAGCCGAGCCACACGATGAGCGGCGAGATGTTCGCGGGGTCGAGCGCGTCGAACTTCGCGCCCTCGGGCGCGGGGCCCATGCCGAGCTCTTCCGTCATGCGCGTGCGCGCGACCGGCGCGAGCGCGTTCGCGGTGACGCCGTACCGGCCGAGCTCGAGCCCGCAGATGATCGTGAACGCGGCGATGCCGGCCTTCGCCGCGCCGTAGTTCGTCTGCCCCGCGTTGCCGAAGATGCCCGACGGCGAGCTCGTGTTGATGATGCGCGCGTCGACGGGCCGACCGGCCTTCGTCTCGTTGCGCCAGTACTCGGCGGCGTGGCGGGTCGGGCCGAACGTGCCCTTGAGGTGCACCCCGATCACCGCGTCCCACTCCGACTCGACCATGTTCACGAGCATGCGGTCGCGCAGGATGCCCGCGTTGTTCACGACGACGTCGAGCCGGCCGAAGGTGTCGATCGCCTGCTGCACGAGGCGGCCGGCGCCCTCGAAGTCGGCGACGTTCTCGCCGTTGGCGATGGCCTCGCCGCCCATCGTCTTGATGTCCTCGACCGTCTGCATCGCGGGCGAGAGGTCGCCGCCCTCACCGCGTGCGTCGCCGCCGAGGTCGTTCACCACGACCTTGGCGCCGGACTCCGCGAACGCCAGCGCGTGCTCGCGGCCGATGCCCCGGCCCGACCCGGTGACGATGACGACCCGGCCGTCGTTGATGCCCATGTGCTGGTGGCTCCTCACTCGACCTCTGGAACGCACGGCACCGTAGTTCCGACCCCCCGGCAAGAGACACTCGTGCCCGCGGGAACGGGCCGGTCGCTCTGCGGCTCGCCCGACTCGACGACTGAGGCGTCAGCGAGGCCGAAGGCGCGGCGACGCGTGCGAGCCCGACCCGAGAAACTCGGTGATACTCGGAGGGTGAGCCTTCCGGTGACCGCCGCCGACGTCGCCGCCGCCGCCGAACGTCTGCGCGGCGCCGTCATCGAGACGCCGTGCGTCGCGTCCCGCACGCTGTCGGACATCACCGGCGCCGAGGTCGTGCTGAAGCTCGAGAACCTGCAGTACACCGCGTCGTTCAAGGAGCGGGGCGCGCGCAACTTCCTCCTCGCACTCGACGACGCGCAGCGGGCGCGCGGCGTCGTCGCGGCGTCGGCCGGCAACCACGCGCAGGGTGTCGCCCACCACGCACGGTTGCTCGGCATCGAGGCGACGATCGTCATGCCGCAGCCGACGCCGTTCACGAAGGTGACGCGCACCGAGACGCTCGGGGCACACGTCGTCCTCACCGGTGCGACCTTGGCCGACGCGTTCGCCGAAGCGGAGCGCCGCGCGCGCGCGACCGGCGCGACGCTCGTGCCCCCCTTCGACGACGCGCTCGTCATCGCCGGACAGGGCACGGTCGCGCTCGAGATGCTCGCGGCGCGACCCGACCTCGAAGTGATCATCGTGCCCGTCGGCGGCGGCGGCCTCATCGCGGGAATGGCGGTCGCGCTGAAGGACGCGCGCCCCGACATCGAGCTGATCGGTGTCGAGTCCGAGCGCTACGCCGCGATGGCACGCGCTCGCGGCGCGCGCGTCGACGACCCGGGCGGCACGACGGTCGCCGAAGGCATCGCGGTCGCGCACCCCGGGCGGCTCACGACCAAGATCGCGAGCGCGCTCGTCGACGACGTCATCGTCGTGCGTGAAGAGGCGATCGAAGCGGCGGTGAGCCTCTATCTCGAGATCGAGAAGGCGGTCGTCGAAGGCGCGGGCGCCGCGAGCCTCGCCGCGGTGATCGAACACCGCGCGCGCTTCGAGGGGCGACGCGTCGGGCTCGTCGTGAGCGGCGGGAACATCGACCTGCGCGTCCTGTCGTCGGTGATCCTGCGTGCGCTCGCGCGCTCGGGACGGCTCGTGCGGCTACGGCTCGAGATCACCGACCAGCCCGGCACGCTCGCGTCGGTCGCCAAGATCATCGGCGACGCGGGCGGCAACATCATCGACGTCTCGCATCACCGCGACCTGCCCGGCGTGCCGCTCAAGGACACCGTCCTCGAAGTGTCGCTGGAGACGCGCGACCGCGCGCACGCCGAGACGATCGTGGCGTCGCTCCATGAGAGCGGTCTCACGATCTCCGTCGTGTGAAGCCGCATAGATTCCCCCGGTCGTTCTCCGGAGGAGGCTGTTCTCGTGCGTGTGTCCAAGGTGCTGGTCGCGGTGGTCGTGCTCGTCGCCGGGCTCGGTGCCTGCGGGAAACACGGCGCGAAGAACGTGTACTCCTGCCCGAACAAGGGGTCGGGCGTCGGGTTCACGACGGTGAAGAAGGGCAAGCTCACCGTGCAGACGGCGCTGCCGGCGGCGCACTTCTGGAACGGATCCAACGACGACTCGCTGACCGGCGGTTACGAGTTCGAGCTCGCGAGGGATCTGTGCGCGCAGCTCGGCATCGGACGCGTGCGCATCGTCGACCAGTCGCGCGCCGCGATCGCGAACGGTCAGACGCACGACTTCGACATTGCCATCGCGCAGCTGTCGACCGCGACGTCGAGCCCCGGCACGTACTCGACGGGCTACCTCGACGCCGACCAGGGCATCGTGGTGAACGCGGGCACGAACGTGCCGACCCTCGCGGCCGCGCAGAAGCTCACGTGGGGATACGAAGCGGGCACGACGTCGGGCACCTTCCTCGCGCAACACGTGAAGCCGACCGCCGCGTCGAAGCCGTTCGCGTCGGTGAGCGGGTTGCTCGCGGCACTCAAGGCGAAGCAGGTCACCGCCGCATTGCTGCCGACGCCGGTCGCGCTCGCGAGTGTCGGCGCGGGCCGGCAGGTTGCCGGGCAGTTCGCCTCGCACGAGCAGTTCGGCGTGTATCTCCCGAAGGGCTCGGCGAACACGAAGCTCGTCAACGCCGCGATCGGGAAGTTGAGGTCGGACGGCGCCCTCGACTCGCTCGCGTCGAAGTGGTTGACCGGCCCGGCCCCGTCGACGGTTCCGTTCATCACCGCCCGCTGATCTCACGGATCGCAGCGGCGCGATGAGCAGTGGTGGGGTGCGCGTCCGCGCCGTCGATCCGTCGGAGTACGAGCGCGTCGGGGAGCTGACCGTCGCCGCGTACGCGGCGCTGCGCGTCGATCATCTGTTCGGCGGCTACGACGAGCACATCCGCGCGGTCGGCGAGCGGTGTGAGTCGACCGAAGTGCTCGTCGCCGAGCTCGACGGGCGCGTCGTCGGCGCGGTGACGTACGCGTCGGATCCCGAGTCGCCGTGGCTCGAATGGAACGAGCCCGGCGAGGCACAGATCCGTCTGCTCGCGGTCGACACCGACGCGCAGGGCCACGGCATCGGCGAGGCGCTCGTGCGCGCGTGCATCGAACGCGCTCGTGAGCAGGGACTGACGATTCTCCTGCACACGACGAACCACATGCCCACCGCGCAGCGCCTCTACCCGCGGATGGGATTCACCCGCCGCCCCGACCGCGACGTGCACGAGTTCGAAGCCGAGCACGACATGACGTTCCTCGCGTTCACGTACGAGCCTTAGGACGCGAGTTCGCCCACCGTTTTGAAGTACCGCGAGTGCGTTCGCTTCAACGTGTCGAGCGAATCAGAGCTGAGCACAACAACTTCGATGTTGGGCTGATCTCGAAACTGCTTCTCCAGCTCCAGCCGCCGCGCCCGCGCGGCGTCCGCGTCCATCTCGCGTCGGTCGACAAGGGTGCCCGTCGATACGTCGTACACGAGCAGGAAGGTCTTCACGCGTCGATCCTAGGTCGAGGATGCTAGGGAAGAATCTCCGCCAGGTTCTCGAGCATCCGCTCAAAATCCTCGTGCATCGCCAGCAACTCTCGAGCGCGGCTTCGCGGTCGCGGCGGAAAGCCTGGAACAGTTCGAGATCTTCGTCGGAGATGACCTCAGTCCTCCGAAGGCGGTCACCGAGCTTGTCGACTTGGGATGCGCTCATCATCGAAGCGCCTCAGCCCGTTTAGTTGTCCGGCTGGTTCAGCTCGATCACGTTGCCGGCGGGGTCGCGGAGGAACGCCTGCTTGCCCGCGCCGGGGGTGTGCGCGATCGGGTCGACGCGCACACCGGAGGCGCGGATCTCCTCGACCGCGGCGTCGACGTCGGAGACGCGCAGCGCGAAGTGGCCCGGGTTCTTCGGCGCCTCGGCGATCTCCATGAGATGCACCTGCTGGCCGCCGGCGTCGAGCCAGTGGCCGGGGCCGAACTCCTCGGGGCGGCTCGTCACCGGCGTGAACCCGAGCACGTCGCAGTAGAACGCCTTCGCCGCGGCCGCGTCGTCGACGCAGATCGCGACGTGATGGATGCCGACCGGCTGCACAGCATCATTATGGTCGCCCTCGCTGCGGGACGGGATACCCGGCCCGCGGCCGCTCGTCGCTCCTGGCGCCTCACACGGCGAGTCGGATCAGACGCTTTCGCGGCTTGCTAGCGTCGCCCCCCGTTCGAACAACCTCGCGGAGGAAGACCTTGGGTTCTCTGGACGGTAAGGCGATCGCGATCACGGGCTCGGGTCGCGGGATCGGGCGGGCGACCGCGCTGCTGTGCGCGGCGGAAGGCGCGTCGGTCGTCGTGAACGACTACGGCGTGTCGATGGACGGCAACGAGCCGCAGAGCGACGTGGCCGACGAGGTCGTCGCGGAGATCAAGGCCGCGGGCGGTAACGCCGTCGCCAACGCCAACTCGGTGACGACGATGGAAGGCGGCGCGTCGATCGTGCAATCAGCGGTCGACACCTTCGGTCGTATCGACGGTGTCGTCTGCGTCGCCGGCATCCTGCGCGAGCGCATGCTCTTCAACATGTCCGAGGACGAGTGGGACCCGGTCATCGAGACGCACCTCAAGGGCACGTTCACCGTGTTCCGCGCCGCGGCGCCGATCTTCCGTCAACAGAAGTCGGGCAGCATGGTCGGGTTCACGTCGGGCGCGTTCGCGGCGTCGGTCGCGCAGGCGAACTACTCGGCGGCGAAGGGCGGCATCGTGTCGCTGGTGCGCAGCGCGGCCGCGGGCATGCACAAGTACGGCGTGACCGCGAACTGCATCGCGCCGGTCGCGAAGAGCCGCATGTCCGGACAGGTTCCGTTCGGCTTGGAGATGGGCGAGCCCGAGGACGTCGCGCCGATGGTCGCGTTCCTCCTCGGCGACCGCGCTCGGAACGTCACCGGCCAGGTGTACACCGCGAACGCGGGACTGCTCGCGGTGTGGAACCAGCCGGCCGAGGTGCGCCAGATGCGCAAGGACGGCCGCTGGACGCCCGACGAGATCGCCGACCGCTTCGACGAGCTCGGTCAGGAGCCGATGCCGATCCTCGAGCGTCTCGCGGAACGCGCCGCGGCCGCTGCGACCGGCGAGAAGCCGAACCAGTAATGGCGGGCGCGCTCGACGGCGTTCGCGTCCTCGATCTGTCGTGGGGCATCGCGGGACCGCTCGGCGTGCTGCTGCTCGCGGAGCACGGCGCCGACGTCATCAAGGTCGAGCCGCCGGGTGGGGATCCCTTCCGCGTCTACGACGGCGCGCGCGTCTGGAACCGCAGCCGGCGATCGGTCACCGTCGACCTGAAGAACGACGACGGCCGCGACGTGATGCGCAAGCTGCTCGCGACGGCCGACGTCGTCGTCGAGAGCTTCCGTCCCGGCGTGATGGAACGGCTCGGCTTCGGCTACGAGTCGGTGCACAAGGAGTTCCCGCGCGTCATCTACCTCTCGGTGCCCGCGTATCCGGAAGGGCACCGGCTCGCGAAGCGTCCCGGCTACGACGCGCTCGTGCAGGCGAGCAGCGGGCAGATGTGGGAGCAGCCGGGCTGGCGCATGGGACCGATCTTCCTGCACATGCCGATGCCGAGCATGGGCGCGTTCTTCCTCGTGAGCATGGGCATCACGACCGCGCTGTTCGCGCGCGAGACCACGGGCGAGGGCCAGCACGTCGAGACGTCGCTGTTCCAGGGCGCGCTGCTCTACACGACGCAGATCTGGCAGCACCTCGAGAAGTCGAACGCGGGACCCCACGAGCTGATGGGCAAGACGTATCCGCCCGGCGTGCATCAGCCGATGATCTTCGAGTGCGCGAACGACCAGTGGATCCACGTCTCGGTGATGAGCGGGTTGCCGCCGATCAAGCCGGTGGACGAGATCCTCGGGCTCACCGACGCGCCCGACCCCATGACGTTCCTCACGATGCCGCCGGAGCAGCGCGAGCAGTTCACCGTCGCGCGGCGCGCGAAGTTCAAGACGTGGGACCGCGACGAGCTCGTCGCCGCGCTGCTCGCGAACAACCACGCGGCCGAGGCCATCATCCCGATGGAAGAGGCGTTCGCCCACCCACAGGTGATCGCGAACGACATGGTCGCAACGGTCGACGACCCCGACCTGGGTCCGACCACGCAGATGGGGGTGCCCATCCACATGCTCGGCACGCCCGGCGCGATCCGAGGCCCGCAGCCGCGGCCCGGTGAGCACAACGCGGAGGTCCTCGCCGAGCTCGGCTACTCCGCGTCCGACGTCGAGCGGCTCACCGCCGCCGGCGCGCGTTAGGAGGCCGATCGTGTTCGCGCTCGAAGGCGTCACTCTCATCGACTTCGGCCAGTACCTCGCGGGACCGTTCGGACCGATGCTCATCGGCGATCTCGGCGCCGACGTCATCAAGGTCGAGCCCGTCACCGGCGACGGCATGCGCATGGCCACGAAGCCGTTCTACGGCTGCCAGCGCGGCAAGCGCGACATCGCGCTGAACCTCAAGATGCCCGCGGGACTCGAGATCGCGCAGAAGCTGATCGCGAAGGCCGACGTCGTGCACCACAACATGACGCGCGGCGTCGCGACGAAGCTCGGCATCGACTACGCGGCGTGCCGCGCGCTGCGCGCCGACATCATCTACTGCAACACGTACGCGTACGGCCTCGCGGAGCCGCTCGGGAAGTTCGGCGGACTCGACCCGCTGTACCAGGCGGCCGCCGGGCTCGAGTACGAAGCCGGCGCGACGGCCGAGGGCAACACGCCGCTCTACTACCGCTTCGGCATGTGCGACGCGTCGAACGCGCTGCTCTCGATCGTCGGTGTGCTCATGGCGCTGTACCACCGCGCGCGCACGGGCGAGGGTCAGGAGCTGTGGACCTCGCTGCTCGACGGCGGCGTGATCTTCTCCTCGGACTCGTTCCTCGTGAACGGGAAGTCGTGGGACCGGCCCCGCCTCGACAAGGACCAGACCGGGCTCTCCGCGCTCTACCGCCTGTACCGCACGCAGGACGACGACTGGATCATGGTCGCGGCGGTGAAGGACGCGGAGTGGGCCGCGTTGTGCGGCGCGCTCGGCGTTCCGCATCTGCTCGACGACGCGCGCTTCGCGACCGCGGCGGCGCGACACGAGCACCGGCGTCAGCTCGCGTCGCTGCTGGAGCCGATGTTCCTCACGCGGACCGCGCGGTTCTGGTCGCGCACGTTCGACGACGTCGACGTCCCGAACGAGGTCCCGATCGACACGTGGGACGGCGAGCAGGTGCTCTACGACGCCGACAACGAACGCCTGGGCCTGGTGACCGAGTACGTGCATCCGCTCGTCGGCGTGATGCGCCAGTTCGGCGACCTCGTCCGCTTCTCGGAGACGCCCGGCCACATCGGCGGCCCGCCGCCGCTCGTCGGCCAGCACACGCGCGACATCCTGCGCGAGCTCGGCTACCGCGACGGCGACATCGACGCGCTCAACGGCGAGAACGTGGTCTACGTCGCCGACGACGCGTACACGACGCGCTTCGCGAACTGATCGCGTCGGGCCCTCCCCTCCGCTGGTACTGCATCGATTGCGTATGCGCGATGAACGCAGTACCAGGCCGGTGATCCGTGGCTGACGAACGGCCGCAGCTACAGCTGCGGCTGCTGCCGCCGGCGTCGGAGGTGCGCTTCGTCGGGCCGATGGCGATGCCGGCGGAGCTGTACTTCCTCGCGCGGGCGCCGGTCGCGCTCGCGGGCATGGCGTATCCGGCACGCGTCGACTGGGACGCGATGTGGAAGGAAGGGCTGCGGCACGTCGTGTGCCTCACGCACGACGCGCCGCCGTACGATCCCGCGCCGCTGTCGATCACGACGATCGCGCTGCAGGATCTCTATACCGGGGTCACGCCCGACGATCCGCAGGAAGAGGTGATCCGCGTCCGGCACGCGGCGATGGCCGTCGTCGACTCGGTGCGCGCCGGCAACGGTGTCGTCGTGCACTGCCGCGGCGGACGCGGGCGCGCGGGCACGGTGCTCGGCACCGCGCTCGTGCTGCTCGGCCACGACCCTGACGATGCGGTCGCGTACCTCGATCGCATCCACACGATCCGCGGCAAGGGCGGCTGGCCCGAGAGCGCGTGGCAGGCCGAGACGGTGCGCTCGTTCCGACCGTTGCCGCGCCACGGCTGACCGACGCCGGCCTCTGAATGTTGCAGATACGCAACAAATGAAGGCCGGGCAGGGAGTCGGCGCCGCAGACTGAGCGGGTGAAGCCGCGAATCGAGCTGCCGGAGCTGGTGCAGCAGAAGGCGCGTGCGCTCGGCGGCGAGGGCGAGCGGTGGCTGCGCGACCTGCCGGAGATCGTCGACGCACTCGCGACCGACTGGCAGCTCGACGTCGGCGCGCCGATGGCGGGTGGCAGCGGCGCGTTCGTCGCACCCGCAACGATCGCAACGACGGGCGAGGACGCGATCCTCAAGGTCGCGATGCCCGACGGGCTCGAAGGCCAATCCCCCTTCGCGACGGAGCTGCACGGTCTCGAGCTCGGCGCGGGCCGGGGCTTCGTGCGCGTGCTGCGCGCCGCCGTCGACCGGCGCGCGGTGTTGCAGGAACGACTCGGACGGTCGTTGCAGTCGCTCGGGCTGCCGGTCGAGGCGCAGCTCGACGCGATCGTCGAAACGCTGCGCGGGGTCTGGCGACCCGTCACCGACGACCCGCTCCTGCGCACCG
The sequence above is drawn from the Acidimicrobiia bacterium genome and encodes:
- a CDS encoding SDR family oxidoreductase; this translates as MGINDGRVVIVTGSGRGIGREHALAFAESGAKVVVNDLGGDARGEGGDLSPAMQTVEDIKTMGGEAIANGENVADFEGAGRLVQQAIDTFGRLDVVVNNAGILRDRMLVNMVESEWDAVIGVHLKGTFGPTRHAAEYWRNETKAGRPVDARIINTSSPSGIFGNAGQTNYGAAKAGIAAFTIICGLELGRYGVTANALAPVARTRMTEELGMGPAPEGAKFDALDPANISPLIVWLGSPESKDVTGRVFLVDGDRISVAEGWHRGPTARNDGMRWDPAKLGAIVPKLVEQAQPNSTMLS
- a CDS encoding MaoC/PaaZ C-terminal domain-containing protein translates to MPMNLDSVGKASEPGRRSWTSKDALVYALGVGAGQSDPTGFELEFTTENSQDTPQRVLPTFPVIIGMGAGGMPSFGDINWAMLVHGEQSIEVYGEIPAEGTVESVTKIVGIYDKGSGALAVMETESKYVDTDRAGQPAFKVRMGAFIRGEGGFGDSRGPAQPPRVSAPERQPDESVTYATRDDQALLYRLSGDRNPLHSDPAFAALAGFPKPILHGLCTYGVTGRALLHTLCGSDPARFKGMDARFSKPVMPGDVLTVKMWREGDGTAIFQTVTQDGTVVIDNGKLTYA
- a CDS encoding threonine ammonia-lyase: MSLPVTAADVAAAAERLRGAVIETPCVASRTLSDITGAEVVLKLENLQYTASFKERGARNFLLALDDAQRARGVVAASAGNHAQGVAHHARLLGIEATIVMPQPTPFTKVTRTETLGAHVVLTGATLADAFAEAERRARATGATLVPPFDDALVIAGQGTVALEMLAARPDLEVIIVPVGGGGLIAGMAVALKDARPDIELIGVESERYAAMARARGARVDDPGGTTVAEGIAVAHPGRLTTKIASALVDDVIVVREEAIEAAVSLYLEIEKAVVEGAGAASLAAVIEHRARFEGRRVGLVVSGGNIDLRVLSSVILRALARSGRLVRLRLEITDQPGTLASVAKIIGDAGGNIIDVSHHRDLPGVPLKDTVLEVSLETRDRAHAETIVASLHESGLTISVV
- a CDS encoding GNAT family N-acetyltransferase, whose translation is MSSGGVRVRAVDPSEYERVGELTVAAYAALRVDHLFGGYDEHIRAVGERCESTEVLVAELDGRVVGAVTYASDPESPWLEWNEPGEAQIRLLAVDTDAQGHGIGEALVRACIERAREQGLTILLHTTNHMPTAQRLYPRMGFTRRPDRDVHEFEAEHDMTFLAFTYEP
- a CDS encoding ATP-dependent Clp protease proteolytic subunit — its product is MQLHMEDEVSRRLLERRRVMLVGPIEPKSATAICSQLLLLDAENPNEPIVLYINSPGGSVDDGFAIYDTMHTLHAEVITVCLGLAASMAQFVLCAGTPGKRYAHRYSRVLMHQPHGQVEGTATDINIQAAQFGYLRSTMAELTAKHTGQTVERVVADADRDTWFTADEALAYGMVDHVLDGPLPL
- a CDS encoding ROK family protein, translating into MSTVLAVDIGGTKLAAAIVDDDGRILEQARVPTPVTHDAEELFAALATMIESLSADGRAGAIACGVGSGGPMRGGNALVSPVNIPAWRDFPLRERVEAATGLRTVLENDAKALALGEGWLGAARAEHSYLAMVVSTGIGGGIVLAGNLLDGNDCNAGHIGHVIVEPDGRVCGCGGRGCAEAEASGTAIRAITGGDPSDAPPEIIERTGTLVGRAVASVANLLDLQLAVVSGSVALGYGEPFFAAAQAELDLRCRLDFSRGTRIVPGGLGADGPLIGAAAVAFRYG
- the fae gene encoding formaldehyde-activating enzyme, yielding MSTVPGVTVTTTQIGECFAGEGVDAAHVNTVLGRLGGPVETAWTTALATPRPGHAAFVTVLRPNLPVKPLTLFVNKATIADDRHGELTWGAAQAGVAAGVADAVAAGAIDPADADDLLLIAAVWVNPAARAADAVFANNRRATADALANGAARRPSVDDVLAARDAPSNPYYTP
- a CDS encoding VOC family protein, translating into MQPVGIHHVAICVDDAAAAKAFYCDVLGFTPVTSRPEEFGPGHWLDAGGQQVHLMEIAEAPKNPGHFALRVSDVDAAVEEIRASGVRVDPIAHTPGAGKQAFLRDPAGNVIELNQPDN
- a CDS encoding SDR family oxidoreductase produces the protein MGSLDGKAIAITGSGRGIGRATALLCAAEGASVVVNDYGVSMDGNEPQSDVADEVVAEIKAAGGNAVANANSVTTMEGGASIVQSAVDTFGRIDGVVCVAGILRERMLFNMSEDEWDPVIETHLKGTFTVFRAAAPIFRQQKSGSMVGFTSGAFAASVAQANYSAAKGGIVSLVRSAAAGMHKYGVTANCIAPVAKSRMSGQVPFGLEMGEPEDVAPMVAFLLGDRARNVTGQVYTANAGLLAVWNQPAEVRQMRKDGRWTPDEIADRFDELGQEPMPILERLAERAAAAATGEKPNQ
- a CDS encoding transporter substrate-binding domain-containing protein, which encodes MRVSKVLVAVVVLVAGLGACGKHGAKNVYSCPNKGSGVGFTTVKKGKLTVQTALPAAHFWNGSNDDSLTGGYEFELARDLCAQLGIGRVRIVDQSRAAIANGQTHDFDIAIAQLSTATSSPGTYSTGYLDADQGIVVNAGTNVPTLAAAQKLTWGYEAGTTSGTFLAQHVKPTAASKPFASVSGLLAALKAKQVTAALLPTPVALASVGAGRQVAGQFASHEQFGVYLPKGSANTKLVNAAIGKLRSDGALDSLASKWLTGPAPSTVPFITAR
- a CDS encoding CoA transferase — its product is MFALEGVTLIDFGQYLAGPFGPMLIGDLGADVIKVEPVTGDGMRMATKPFYGCQRGKRDIALNLKMPAGLEIAQKLIAKADVVHHNMTRGVATKLGIDYAACRALRADIIYCNTYAYGLAEPLGKFGGLDPLYQAAAGLEYEAGATAEGNTPLYYRFGMCDASNALLSIVGVLMALYHRARTGEGQELWTSLLDGGVIFSSDSFLVNGKSWDRPRLDKDQTGLSALYRLYRTQDDDWIMVAAVKDAEWAALCGALGVPHLLDDARFATAAARHEHRRQLASLLEPMFLTRTARFWSRTFDDVDVPNEVPIDTWDGEQVLYDADNERLGLVTEYVHPLVGVMRQFGDLVRFSETPGHIGGPPPLVGQHTRDILRELGYRDGDIDALNGENVVYVADDAYTTRFAN
- a CDS encoding CoA transferase, with product MAGALDGVRVLDLSWGIAGPLGVLLLAEHGADVIKVEPPGGDPFRVYDGARVWNRSRRSVTVDLKNDDGRDVMRKLLATADVVVESFRPGVMERLGFGYESVHKEFPRVIYLSVPAYPEGHRLAKRPGYDALVQASSGQMWEQPGWRMGPIFLHMPMPSMGAFFLVSMGITTALFARETTGEGQHVETSLFQGALLYTTQIWQHLEKSNAGPHELMGKTYPPGVHQPMIFECANDQWIHVSVMSGLPPIKPVDEILGLTDAPDPMTFLTMPPEQREQFTVARRAKFKTWDRDELVAALLANNHAAEAIIPMEEAFAHPQVIANDMVATVDDPDLGPTTQMGVPIHMLGTPGAIRGPQPRPGEHNAEVLAELGYSASDVERLTAAGAR